One Salvia splendens isolate huo1 chromosome 1, SspV2, whole genome shotgun sequence genomic window, ACGAAAACCTCGCATTCCTGCAGCAAAAAAAATCCCCTGTTTTAGGGCAGGGGTGGTTCTTATGTGAAATGAGATGAAAAAGCAATGCTTACGTGGAACATGGACTGGCCGTGTCCGAAGATGACATCGACAGTGCCCTGGACGTAACAAGCGCCGTAGTAGTGGCGGCCCCTTGCGTCGAAGAGGGTGTTAAGGTTGCTGATGAATGAACAATGGTAGAATGCAGCCTTGTCTGCGCCCACCACGACCGCCACTGCTTTGTTCTGTTTGGTGCGATCGATGGCCGTTGGAGCTGCGTTCTGATCAAGGATTGTTAGAATTTTCataactagagaccaaattttaACCATCTGGTCAAAAAATTGAAGGATGAAATTTTAAGACCATTTTAGTTCATACGAGGGGCATGACCCTGTATGAACTAAAACGATCTAAAAATGATCTATGTGTTATGAACTGAACTAATCTAAAAACGACCTAATTGTTATCTGAAAATGACCTTCGATCATGACCCCATAGACGATACGAACGTACCTTGAAGGTGATACCGTATGCGATGAAATTTTTGGCTTCGACTTTGAACGTGGCTGACTCGTAGTCGTCGGCTGAGCTTCGGGACCACACGATTGATGTCTTCCCGCTTCCTTCACCTCTCATGAATATATAAGGCTTGCTACGAGGTATTTTAACCTTTTCCCTAAACAAGAAAACACTCCCCATTTTaacattacatatatatattattcaatTCTTCAATCAAATTACCTATAAACTCCCTTGGCAACATGAATCATAATCCATTTAGAATTCCTGTTTGGGATATGATCAATGGCAGCCTGCACAGATTTGAAGTCCCCATTTCCATTTGCATCAACGGTTATCGAATGTCGTCCGTCAAGGTTTGTGAATCAATTACTTTGTTGTTGGAGAAGCCATGAACAAAATCCAACAATATAAATAATGTGACAAGAATACATAGAGAGAGCCGAGGTAAATGCAttgtctttttcttttatttccttttcaCATCTCTCTAAACAACTCGAAAATGactatcaaatttcatcaaacAATTATTATATGGGGGAAAATCATCAAGAAATCCTTCAATTTCTGAGTTTTTGTAGTCCAGCTTTTGCTATATCATGTGTTGACATTAAGTCTTGTGGAATATACACCAAGGATTGATTGGTTGTACAATCCTTGATTTATGGATGGCCCTAACTTTTTGGTTAATATTTTATGTAGAGACATTTTGACTTTAAATATACACATATTAACAatatttttcacaaaaaattAACATAACGCAATTTATCGTTAATCAAGGTATTTTTTAAGTCTAAACTAGTCACCAAAAAATTTTGTTGGAAATGTATATGATTAGGGATGAAATGTTAGATAGTGGGGACCTTTTGTCTTTCCATTTCGATGTATTAGTAGTGGCATAATGAAGATTTAATTCTTTGATATTTTATGTACTCCTCTCGTGTCTACAAAAGGCATTGTCATATCTAGAAATCATTTTTGTTCTAATTCTTGGAATTCTGTGAAGTTCACTGGGGCCTAGTTggttgagaattgagatgttTCGGAGGA contains:
- the LOC121746497 gene encoding probable pectinesterase 67 is translated as MIHVAKGVYREKVKIPRSKPYIFMRGEGSGKTSIVWSRSSADDYESATFKVEAKNFIAYGITFKNAAPTAIDRTKQNKAVAVVVGADKAAFYHCSFISNLNTLFDARGRHYYGACYVQGTVDVIFGHGQSMFHECEVFVVPNLRSEIRGSITASHKQRGNATGGFALVKSKVYGVDNNVYLGRAKGAHSTVVYADTYLSDSVVSHGWTDWSYPHSKENVHLAEYNCHGPGAATHKRTNWSKQLSYEDALRFMTVDFINGKDWLPAWL